One part of the Phoenix dactylifera cultivar Barhee BC4 chromosome 4, palm_55x_up_171113_PBpolish2nd_filt_p, whole genome shotgun sequence genome encodes these proteins:
- the LOC103711161 gene encoding receptor-like serine/threonine-protein kinase ALE2 isoform X12, protein MPVAVPPTDSSSNLYPVNYSHPKGPAISPTSITSPANHENRHGMPVAATPTESSSHLSPVNYSHPKGPTISPTSITSRAGPTISPTSITSPANRGNRYDRPVAAPSTESSSHLSPVNHSLPKVSTISPTSITSPGTPQNGHGMPVAAPPKEFSRHLSPVNYSHPKRPAVSPAPTTPPANYGRYGMPVPVPPKDISSPLSPQNYSHKNGSFPVISPAPHEAGRPSYSIDSPFASHPQPPVQRIFHSTAPAPVVSFRQLTTRQRTGSPASAPSPQSRNPASSNPPAVLPKHNREHHAPLPYIQGPVQSPVLSPLASTSGKPRAPQLQPFHSLPPPPPRHSSPKNHAHPKISPAPATPPANYGRYSMPVPAPPKDISSPLSPKNYSHTKGSFPVISPAPHESGRPSYPVHSPFASHPQPPVQRIFHSPAPAPVVSFHQPTARQRTGSPASAPSPQSRNPAPSHSPTVLPKHSREHHAPPPYLQGPSVSQVPFHSAGPIQSPVLSPSASASGKPRASQLQPFHSLPPPPPNQDCTTPLSCPEPFTSSPPGSSCACVMPIRVGLRLSIALFTFFPLVSELAQEIASGVFMKQSQVRIMGANATTEEYDKTIVLIDLVPLGGKFDSTTAFSVYEKFWDKQVFINPSFFGDYDVLYVIYPGLPPSPPMAPGSDNGAYGNDNNRTIHPLAADVRKQKQKQNGTVIAIIVLSAVIALVLCAGAAWVFLLKHRELSHLPIITPQMSLPPFSKASVAGGVPTRPGSRPGSASASFNSSIATCAGSAKTFSLAEMERATSKFNDSRIIGEGGFGRVYEGTLEDTRRVAIKVLKRDDQQGSREFLAEVEMLSRLHHRNLVKLIGICTEEHIRCLVYELVPNGSVESHLYGADKQSAPLDWNARLKIALGAARGLAYLHEDSSPRVIHRDFKASNILLEDDLTPKVSDFGLARTALDEGNGHISTRVMGTFGYVAPEYAMTGHLLVKSDVYSYGVVLLELLTGRKPVDMLRPPGQENLVTWARPLLTSKDGLETIVDPSLGTIPFDRVAKVAAIASMCVQPEVDQRPFMGEVVQALKLVCNEGNEYRGSGSFSQEEISTQDTEERISTVLDLELERVISASDIFSTSARFTRDVSGSFRRYSRSGPLRTSRSWQSWHRARGLSSGSASERRKVGTGLENGD, encoded by the exons ATGCCGGTTGCTGTACCTCCAACAGATTCATCCAGCAATTTATACCCTGTAAACTATTCACATCCAAAAg GGCCTGCCATTTCTCCGACTTCAATCACTTCTCCGGCCAACCATGAGAACAGGCATGGCATGCCAGTTGCTGCAACTCCAACAGAATCATCCAGCCATTTATCTCCCGTAAATTATTCACATCCAAAAG GGCCTACTATTTCTCCAACATCAATCACTTCTCGTGCAGGGCCTACTATTTCTCCAACATCAATCACTTCTCCAGCCAACCGTGGGAATAGGTATGACAGGCCAGTTGCTGCACCGTCAACAGAATCATCCAGCCATTTGTCCCCTGTAAATCATTCACTCCCcaaag TGTCTACTATTTCTCCTACATCAATTACTTCTCCTGGAACCCCTCAGAATGGGCATGGCATGCCGGTTGCTGCACCTCCAAAGGAATTTTCTAGACATTTGTCCCCTGTAAACTATTCACAtccaaaaa GGCCTGCTGTTTCTCCAGCACCCACCACACCTCCTGCTAACTATGGGAGATATGGCATGCCAGTTCCTGTACCGCCAAAAGATATATCCAGCCCTTTATCCCCCCAAAATTATTCGCACAAAAATG GCTCTTTTCCTGTTATAAGCCCTGCTCCACATGAGGCTGGTAGACCCTCATATTCAATAGATTCTCCTTTCGCTTCACATCCCCAACCTCCAGTGCAAAGAATATTTCACAGCACTGCACCAGCACCTGTAGTTTCATTTCGCCAGCTGACAACTAGGCAAAGAACCGGAAGCCCTGCATCTGCTCCTTCTCCACAATCCCGTAATCCAG CTTCTTCAAATCCTCCAGCAGTACTCCCAAAGCATAATAGAGAGCATCATGCTCCACTACCCTATATCCAAG GGCCTGTCCAATCTCCTGTACTTTCTCCTTTGGCATCTACCTCAGGAAAGCCACGGGCACCACAACTTCAACCTTTCCATTCATTACCACCTCCACCGCCTAGACATTCATCCCCTAAAAACCATGCACATCCAAAAA TTTCTCCAGCACCCGCCACACCTCCTGCCAACTATGGGAGATATAGCATGCCAGTTCCTGCACCACCAAAAGATATATCCAGTCCTTTATCCCCCAAAAATTATTCGCACACAAAAG GCTCTTTTCCTGTTATAAGCCCTGCTCCACATGAGTCTGGTAGACCCTCATATCCAGTACATTCTCCTTTCGCTTCACATCCCCAACCTCCAGTACAAAGAATATTTCACAGCCCTGCACCAGCACCTGTAGTTTCATTTCACCAGCCAACGGCTAGGCAAAGAACTGGAAGCCCTGCATCTGCTCCTTCTCCACAATCCCGTAATCCAG CTCCTTCACATTCTCCAACAGTACTCCCAAAGCATAGTCGAGAGCATCATGCTCCACCACCTTATCTTCAAG gcCCTTCAGTTTCCCAAGTTCCTTTTCATTCAGCAG GGCCTATTCAATCTCCTGTACTTTCTCCTTCTGCGTCTGCCTCTGGAAAGCCAAGGGCATCACAACTTCAACCTTTCCATTCATTACCACCTCCACCACCTAATCAAG ACTGTACAACCCCGTTATCTTGCCCAGAGCCTTTTACAAGTAGCCCTCCAGGATCATCATGTGCTTGTGTGATGCCGATAAGAGTTGGACTTCGTCTAAGCATTGCACTATTCACATTCTTCCCTTTAGTCTCTGAGCTTGCCCAAGAAATTGCATCTGGGGTTTTCATGAAACAAAGTCAGGTCCGCATCATGGGAGCAAATGCTACGACTGAGGAATATGACAAAACTATTGTGCTCATTGACCTGGTGCCTCTCGGAGGCAAATTCGATAGCACTACAGCATTTTCAGTCTATGAGAAGTTCTGGGACAAGCAGGTTTTCATAAACCCCTCATTTTTTGGGGATTATGATGTATTATATGTTATCTATCCAG GGCTTCCTCCATCACCACCTATGGCACCTGGAAGTGATAATGGGGCTTATGGTAATGACAATAATAGGACGATACATCCTCTTGCAGCTGATGTCAGAAAGCAAAAGCAAAAACAAAATGGCACTGTGATAGCTATCATAGTTCTTTCAGCTGTTATAGCATTGGTATTATGTGCTGGAGCGGCATGGGTTTTCTTGTTGAAACATAGAGAACTTTCTCATTTGCCAATAATAACCCCACAGATGTCACTACCTCCATTTTCAAAGGCATCAG TTGCAGGGGGTGTACCTACAAGACCTGGAAGTAGGCCCGGTTCTGCCTCAGCATCCTTCAACTCTAGCATTGCAACATGTGCAGGATCAGCAAAAACATTCAGCCTAGCTGAGATGGAAAGAGCTACAAGCAAATTTAATGATTCAAGAATTATTGGTGAAGGTGGTTTCGGACGCGTGTATGAAGGTACTCTTGAAGATACAAGAAGAGTGGCCATCAAGGTGCTCAAGAGAGATGATCAGCAGGGTAGCCGAGAATTCTTGGCCGAGGTTGAGATGCTGAGCCGCTTGCATCACAGAAACTTGGTAAAGTTGATTGGTATATGCACAGAGGAGCATATCCGCTGTCTGGTCTATGAACTTGTTCCAAATGGTAGCGTGGAATCTCATCTTTATG GAGCAGACAAGCAAAGTGCTCCACTTGATTGGAATGCCAGGCTGAAGATTGCGCTTGGTGCTGCTCGAGGTCTAGCATATCTGCATGAAGATTCAAGCCCTCGTGTCATACATCGTGATTTCAAAGCCAGCAACATCTTGTTGGAAGACGACCTCACTCCCAAAGTGTCTGATTTTGGCCTGGCCAGAACAGCTCTAGATGAGGGAAATGGGCACATTTCAACACGCGTCATGGGAACTTTCGG ttatgtAGCTCCAGAATATGCAATGACGGGGCATCTCCTTGTCAAGAGCGATGTTTACAGCTATGGTGTTGTCCTCCTCGAGCTCCTAACAGGAAGGAAGCCAGTGGACATGCTGCGACCTCCAGGGCAAGAAAATTTAGTGACATGGGCTCGTCCACTTCTTACTAGTAAGGATGGATTGGAGACTATCGTAGATCCATCTCTTGGCACCATTCCATTTGATAGAGTCGCAAAGGTAGCAGCCATTGCTTCAATGTGCGTTCAGCCTGAAGTAGATCAGCGTCCATTTATGGGCGAGGTAGTTCAAGCCTTAAAATTGGTCTGCAATGAGGGCAATGAATATAGAGGATCAGGAAGCTTCAGCCAGGAGGAGATATCTACACAGGATACAGAAGAAAGGATCAGTACAGTGTTGGATCTGGAGCTGGAGAGGGTGATATCAGCATCCGATATATTCAGTACTTCAGCGAGGTTTACAAGGGATGTTTCTGGATCTTTCCGGAGGTATTCAAGGTCGGGCCCTCTTAGAACAAGTAGAAGCTGGCAATCTTGGCATAGAGCGAGAGGCTTGTCATCAGGAAGTGCAAGCGAGCGTAGGAAAGTTGGCACAGGTTTGGAGAATGGTGATTAG
- the LOC103711161 gene encoding receptor-like serine/threonine-protein kinase ALE2 isoform X10, protein MPVAVPPTDSSSNLYPVNYSHPKGPAISPTSITSPANHENRHGMPVAATPTESSSHLSPVNYSHPKGPTISPTSITSRAGPTISPTSITSPANRGNRYDRPVAAPSTESSSHLSPVNHSLPKVSTISPTSITSPGTPQNGHGMPVAAPPKEFSRHLSPVNYSHPKRPAVSPAPTTPPANYGRYGMPVPVPPKDISSPLSPQNYSHKNGSFPVISPAPHEAGRPSYSIDSPFASHPQPPVQRIFHSTAPAPVVSFRQLTTRQRTGSPASAPSPQSRNPASSNPPAVLPKHNREHHAPLPYIQGPVQSPVLSPLASTSGKPRAPQLQPFHSLPPPPPRHSSPKNHAHPKKPAVSPAPATPPANYGRYGMPVPAPPKDISSPLIPKNYSHTKGSFPVISPAPHEAGRPSYSVHSPFASHPQPPIQRIFRSPAPAPVVSFRQPIGRQRTGSPSSAPPQSRNPAPSHSPTVLPKHSREHHAPPPYLQGPSVSQVPFHSAGPIQSPVLSPSASASGKPRASQLQPFHSLPPPPPNQDCTTPLSCPEPFTSSPPGSSCACVMPIRVGLRLSIALFTFFPLVSELAQEIASGVFMKQSQVRIMGANATTEEYDKTIVLIDLVPLGGKFDSTTAFSVYEKFWDKQVFINPSFFGDYDVLYVIYPGLPPSPPMAPGSDNGAYGNDNNRTIHPLAADVRKQKQKQNGTVIAIIVLSAVIALVLCAGAAWVFLLKHRELSHLPIITPQMSLPPFSKASVAGGVPTRPGSRPGSASASFNSSIATCAGSAKTFSLAEMERATSKFNDSRIIGEGGFGRVYEGTLEDTRRVAIKVLKRDDQQGSREFLAEVEMLSRLHHRNLVKLIGICTEEHIRCLVYELVPNGSVESHLYGADKQSAPLDWNARLKIALGAARGLAYLHEDSSPRVIHRDFKASNILLEDDLTPKVSDFGLARTALDEGNGHISTRVMGTFGYVAPEYAMTGHLLVKSDVYSYGVVLLELLTGRKPVDMLRPPGQENLVTWARPLLTSKDGLETIVDPSLGTIPFDRVAKVAAIASMCVQPEVDQRPFMGEVVQALKLVCNEGNEYRGSGSFSQEEISTQDTEERISTVLDLELERVISASDIFSTSARFTRDVSGSFRRYSRSGPLRTSRSWQSWHRARGLSSGSASERRKVGTGLENGD, encoded by the exons ATGCCGGTTGCTGTACCTCCAACAGATTCATCCAGCAATTTATACCCTGTAAACTATTCACATCCAAAAg GGCCTGCCATTTCTCCGACTTCAATCACTTCTCCGGCCAACCATGAGAACAGGCATGGCATGCCAGTTGCTGCAACTCCAACAGAATCATCCAGCCATTTATCTCCCGTAAATTATTCACATCCAAAAG GGCCTACTATTTCTCCAACATCAATCACTTCTCGTGCAGGGCCTACTATTTCTCCAACATCAATCACTTCTCCAGCCAACCGTGGGAATAGGTATGACAGGCCAGTTGCTGCACCGTCAACAGAATCATCCAGCCATTTGTCCCCTGTAAATCATTCACTCCCcaaag TGTCTACTATTTCTCCTACATCAATTACTTCTCCTGGAACCCCTCAGAATGGGCATGGCATGCCGGTTGCTGCACCTCCAAAGGAATTTTCTAGACATTTGTCCCCTGTAAACTATTCACAtccaaaaa GGCCTGCTGTTTCTCCAGCACCCACCACACCTCCTGCTAACTATGGGAGATATGGCATGCCAGTTCCTGTACCGCCAAAAGATATATCCAGCCCTTTATCCCCCCAAAATTATTCGCACAAAAATG GCTCTTTTCCTGTTATAAGCCCTGCTCCACATGAGGCTGGTAGACCCTCATATTCAATAGATTCTCCTTTCGCTTCACATCCCCAACCTCCAGTGCAAAGAATATTTCACAGCACTGCACCAGCACCTGTAGTTTCATTTCGCCAGCTGACAACTAGGCAAAGAACCGGAAGCCCTGCATCTGCTCCTTCTCCACAATCCCGTAATCCAG CTTCTTCAAATCCTCCAGCAGTACTCCCAAAGCATAATAGAGAGCATCATGCTCCACTACCCTATATCCAAG GGCCTGTCCAATCTCCTGTACTTTCTCCTTTGGCATCTACCTCAGGAAAGCCACGGGCACCACAACTTCAACCTTTCCATTCATTACCACCTCCACCGCCTAGACATTCATCCCCTAAAAACCATGCACATCCAAAAA AGCCTGCTGTTTCTCCAGCACCCGCGACACCTCCTGCCAACTATGGGAGATATGGCATGCCAGTTCCTGCACCACCAAAAGATATATCCAGTCCTTTAATCCCCAAAAATTATTCGCACACAAAAG GCTCTTTTCCTGTTATAAGCCCTGCTCCACATGAGGCTGGTAGACCCTCATATTCAGTACATTCTCCTTTCGCTTCACATCCCCAACCTCCAATACAAAGAATATTTCGCAGCCCTGCACCAGCACCTGTAGTTTCATTTCGCCAGCCGATAGGTAGGCAAAGAACCGGAAGCCCTTCATCTGCTCCTCCACAATCCCGTAATCCAG CTCCTTCACATTCTCCAACAGTACTCCCAAAGCATAGTCGAGAGCATCATGCTCCACCACCTTATCTTCAAG gcCCTTCAGTTTCCCAAGTTCCTTTTCATTCAGCAG GGCCTATTCAATCTCCTGTACTTTCTCCTTCTGCGTCTGCCTCTGGAAAGCCAAGGGCATCACAACTTCAACCTTTCCATTCATTACCACCTCCACCACCTAATCAAG ACTGTACAACCCCGTTATCTTGCCCAGAGCCTTTTACAAGTAGCCCTCCAGGATCATCATGTGCTTGTGTGATGCCGATAAGAGTTGGACTTCGTCTAAGCATTGCACTATTCACATTCTTCCCTTTAGTCTCTGAGCTTGCCCAAGAAATTGCATCTGGGGTTTTCATGAAACAAAGTCAGGTCCGCATCATGGGAGCAAATGCTACGACTGAGGAATATGACAAAACTATTGTGCTCATTGACCTGGTGCCTCTCGGAGGCAAATTCGATAGCACTACAGCATTTTCAGTCTATGAGAAGTTCTGGGACAAGCAGGTTTTCATAAACCCCTCATTTTTTGGGGATTATGATGTATTATATGTTATCTATCCAG GGCTTCCTCCATCACCACCTATGGCACCTGGAAGTGATAATGGGGCTTATGGTAATGACAATAATAGGACGATACATCCTCTTGCAGCTGATGTCAGAAAGCAAAAGCAAAAACAAAATGGCACTGTGATAGCTATCATAGTTCTTTCAGCTGTTATAGCATTGGTATTATGTGCTGGAGCGGCATGGGTTTTCTTGTTGAAACATAGAGAACTTTCTCATTTGCCAATAATAACCCCACAGATGTCACTACCTCCATTTTCAAAGGCATCAG TTGCAGGGGGTGTACCTACAAGACCTGGAAGTAGGCCCGGTTCTGCCTCAGCATCCTTCAACTCTAGCATTGCAACATGTGCAGGATCAGCAAAAACATTCAGCCTAGCTGAGATGGAAAGAGCTACAAGCAAATTTAATGATTCAAGAATTATTGGTGAAGGTGGTTTCGGACGCGTGTATGAAGGTACTCTTGAAGATACAAGAAGAGTGGCCATCAAGGTGCTCAAGAGAGATGATCAGCAGGGTAGCCGAGAATTCTTGGCCGAGGTTGAGATGCTGAGCCGCTTGCATCACAGAAACTTGGTAAAGTTGATTGGTATATGCACAGAGGAGCATATCCGCTGTCTGGTCTATGAACTTGTTCCAAATGGTAGCGTGGAATCTCATCTTTATG GAGCAGACAAGCAAAGTGCTCCACTTGATTGGAATGCCAGGCTGAAGATTGCGCTTGGTGCTGCTCGAGGTCTAGCATATCTGCATGAAGATTCAAGCCCTCGTGTCATACATCGTGATTTCAAAGCCAGCAACATCTTGTTGGAAGACGACCTCACTCCCAAAGTGTCTGATTTTGGCCTGGCCAGAACAGCTCTAGATGAGGGAAATGGGCACATTTCAACACGCGTCATGGGAACTTTCGG ttatgtAGCTCCAGAATATGCAATGACGGGGCATCTCCTTGTCAAGAGCGATGTTTACAGCTATGGTGTTGTCCTCCTCGAGCTCCTAACAGGAAGGAAGCCAGTGGACATGCTGCGACCTCCAGGGCAAGAAAATTTAGTGACATGGGCTCGTCCACTTCTTACTAGTAAGGATGGATTGGAGACTATCGTAGATCCATCTCTTGGCACCATTCCATTTGATAGAGTCGCAAAGGTAGCAGCCATTGCTTCAATGTGCGTTCAGCCTGAAGTAGATCAGCGTCCATTTATGGGCGAGGTAGTTCAAGCCTTAAAATTGGTCTGCAATGAGGGCAATGAATATAGAGGATCAGGAAGCTTCAGCCAGGAGGAGATATCTACACAGGATACAGAAGAAAGGATCAGTACAGTGTTGGATCTGGAGCTGGAGAGGGTGATATCAGCATCCGATATATTCAGTACTTCAGCGAGGTTTACAAGGGATGTTTCTGGATCTTTCCGGAGGTATTCAAGGTCGGGCCCTCTTAGAACAAGTAGAAGCTGGCAATCTTGGCATAGAGCGAGAGGCTTGTCATCAGGAAGTGCAAGCGAGCGTAGGAAAGTTGGCACAGGTTTGGAGAATGGTGATTAG
- the LOC103711161 gene encoding receptor-like serine/threonine-protein kinase ALE2 isoform X13, with product MPVAVPPTDSSSNLYPVNYSHPKGPAISPTSITSPANHENRHGMPVAATPTESSSHLSPVNYSHPKGPTISPTSITSRAGPTISPTSITSPANRGNRYDRPVAAPSTESSSHLSPVNHSLPKVSTISPTSITSPGTPQNGHGMPVAAPPKEFSRHLSPVNYSHPKKPAVSPAPATPPANYGRYGMPVPAPPKDISSPLIPKNYSHTKGSFPVISPAPHEAGRPSYSVHSPFASHPQPPIQRIFRSPAPAPVVSFRQPIGRQRTGSPSSAPPQSRNPASSNPPAVLPKHNREHHAPLPYIQGPVQSPVLSPSTSASGKPRAPQLQPFHSLPPPPPRHSSPIKHAHPKISPAPATPPANYGRYSMPVPAPPKDISSPLSPKNYSHTKGSFPVISPAPHESGRPSYPVHSPFASHPQPPVQRIFHSPAPAPVVSFHQPTARQRTGSPASAPSPQSRNPAPSHSPTVLPKHSREHHAPPPYLQGPSVSQVPFHSAGPIQSPVLSPSASASGKPRASQLQPFHSLPPPPPNQDCTTPLSCPEPFTSSPPGSSCACVMPIRVGLRLSIALFTFFPLVSELAQEIASGVFMKQSQVRIMGANATTEEYDKTIVLIDLVPLGGKFDSTTAFSVYEKFWDKQVFINPSFFGDYDVLYVIYPGLPPSPPMAPGSDNGAYGNDNNRTIHPLAADVRKQKQKQNGTVIAIIVLSAVIALVLCAGAAWVFLLKHRELSHLPIITPQMSLPPFSKASVAGGVPTRPGSRPGSASASFNSSIATCAGSAKTFSLAEMERATSKFNDSRIIGEGGFGRVYEGTLEDTRRVAIKVLKRDDQQGSREFLAEVEMLSRLHHRNLVKLIGICTEEHIRCLVYELVPNGSVESHLYGADKQSAPLDWNARLKIALGAARGLAYLHEDSSPRVIHRDFKASNILLEDDLTPKVSDFGLARTALDEGNGHISTRVMGTFGYVAPEYAMTGHLLVKSDVYSYGVVLLELLTGRKPVDMLRPPGQENLVTWARPLLTSKDGLETIVDPSLGTIPFDRVAKVAAIASMCVQPEVDQRPFMGEVVQALKLVCNEGNEYRGSGSFSQEEISTQDTEERISTVLDLELERVISASDIFSTSARFTRDVSGSFRRYSRSGPLRTSRSWQSWHRARGLSSGSASERRKVGTGLENGD from the exons ATGCCGGTTGCTGTACCTCCAACAGATTCATCCAGCAATTTATACCCTGTAAACTATTCACATCCAAAAg GGCCTGCCATTTCTCCGACTTCAATCACTTCTCCGGCCAACCATGAGAACAGGCATGGCATGCCAGTTGCTGCAACTCCAACAGAATCATCCAGCCATTTATCTCCCGTAAATTATTCACATCCAAAAG GGCCTACTATTTCTCCAACATCAATCACTTCTCGTGCAGGGCCTACTATTTCTCCAACATCAATCACTTCTCCAGCCAACCGTGGGAATAGGTATGACAGGCCAGTTGCTGCACCGTCAACAGAATCATCCAGCCATTTGTCCCCTGTAAATCATTCACTCCCcaaag TGTCTACTATTTCTCCTACATCAATTACTTCTCCTGGAACCCCTCAGAATGGGCATGGCATGCCGGTTGCTGCACCTCCAAAGGAATTTTCTAGACATTTGTCCCCTGTAAACTATTCACAtccaaaaa AGCCTGCTGTTTCTCCAGCACCCGCGACACCTCCTGCCAACTATGGGAGATATGGCATGCCAGTTCCTGCACCACCAAAAGATATATCCAGTCCTTTAATCCCCAAAAATTATTCGCACACAAAAG GCTCTTTTCCTGTTATAAGCCCTGCTCCACATGAGGCTGGTAGACCCTCATATTCAGTACATTCTCCTTTCGCTTCACATCCCCAACCTCCAATACAAAGAATATTTCGCAGCCCTGCACCAGCACCTGTAGTTTCATTTCGCCAGCCGATAGGTAGGCAAAGAACCGGAAGCCCTTCATCTGCTCCTCCACAATCCCGTAATCCAG CTTCTTCAAATCCTCCAGCAGTACTCCCAAAGCATAATCGAGAGCATCATGCTCCACTACCCTATATTCAAG GGCCTGTTCAATCTCCTGTACTTTCTCCTTCGACATCTGCCTCAGGAAAGCCACGAGCACCACAGCTTCAACCTTTCCATTCATTACCACCTCCACCGCCTAGACATTCATCCCCTATAAAGCATGCACATCCAAAAA TTTCTCCAGCACCCGCCACACCTCCTGCCAACTATGGGAGATATAGCATGCCAGTTCCTGCACCACCAAAAGATATATCCAGTCCTTTATCCCCCAAAAATTATTCGCACACAAAAG GCTCTTTTCCTGTTATAAGCCCTGCTCCACATGAGTCTGGTAGACCCTCATATCCAGTACATTCTCCTTTCGCTTCACATCCCCAACCTCCAGTACAAAGAATATTTCACAGCCCTGCACCAGCACCTGTAGTTTCATTTCACCAGCCAACGGCTAGGCAAAGAACTGGAAGCCCTGCATCTGCTCCTTCTCCACAATCCCGTAATCCAG CTCCTTCACATTCTCCAACAGTACTCCCAAAGCATAGTCGAGAGCATCATGCTCCACCACCTTATCTTCAAG gcCCTTCAGTTTCCCAAGTTCCTTTTCATTCAGCAG GGCCTATTCAATCTCCTGTACTTTCTCCTTCTGCGTCTGCCTCTGGAAAGCCAAGGGCATCACAACTTCAACCTTTCCATTCATTACCACCTCCACCACCTAATCAAG ACTGTACAACCCCGTTATCTTGCCCAGAGCCTTTTACAAGTAGCCCTCCAGGATCATCATGTGCTTGTGTGATGCCGATAAGAGTTGGACTTCGTCTAAGCATTGCACTATTCACATTCTTCCCTTTAGTCTCTGAGCTTGCCCAAGAAATTGCATCTGGGGTTTTCATGAAACAAAGTCAGGTCCGCATCATGGGAGCAAATGCTACGACTGAGGAATATGACAAAACTATTGTGCTCATTGACCTGGTGCCTCTCGGAGGCAAATTCGATAGCACTACAGCATTTTCAGTCTATGAGAAGTTCTGGGACAAGCAGGTTTTCATAAACCCCTCATTTTTTGGGGATTATGATGTATTATATGTTATCTATCCAG GGCTTCCTCCATCACCACCTATGGCACCTGGAAGTGATAATGGGGCTTATGGTAATGACAATAATAGGACGATACATCCTCTTGCAGCTGATGTCAGAAAGCAAAAGCAAAAACAAAATGGCACTGTGATAGCTATCATAGTTCTTTCAGCTGTTATAGCATTGGTATTATGTGCTGGAGCGGCATGGGTTTTCTTGTTGAAACATAGAGAACTTTCTCATTTGCCAATAATAACCCCACAGATGTCACTACCTCCATTTTCAAAGGCATCAG TTGCAGGGGGTGTACCTACAAGACCTGGAAGTAGGCCCGGTTCTGCCTCAGCATCCTTCAACTCTAGCATTGCAACATGTGCAGGATCAGCAAAAACATTCAGCCTAGCTGAGATGGAAAGAGCTACAAGCAAATTTAATGATTCAAGAATTATTGGTGAAGGTGGTTTCGGACGCGTGTATGAAGGTACTCTTGAAGATACAAGAAGAGTGGCCATCAAGGTGCTCAAGAGAGATGATCAGCAGGGTAGCCGAGAATTCTTGGCCGAGGTTGAGATGCTGAGCCGCTTGCATCACAGAAACTTGGTAAAGTTGATTGGTATATGCACAGAGGAGCATATCCGCTGTCTGGTCTATGAACTTGTTCCAAATGGTAGCGTGGAATCTCATCTTTATG GAGCAGACAAGCAAAGTGCTCCACTTGATTGGAATGCCAGGCTGAAGATTGCGCTTGGTGCTGCTCGAGGTCTAGCATATCTGCATGAAGATTCAAGCCCTCGTGTCATACATCGTGATTTCAAAGCCAGCAACATCTTGTTGGAAGACGACCTCACTCCCAAAGTGTCTGATTTTGGCCTGGCCAGAACAGCTCTAGATGAGGGAAATGGGCACATTTCAACACGCGTCATGGGAACTTTCGG ttatgtAGCTCCAGAATATGCAATGACGGGGCATCTCCTTGTCAAGAGCGATGTTTACAGCTATGGTGTTGTCCTCCTCGAGCTCCTAACAGGAAGGAAGCCAGTGGACATGCTGCGACCTCCAGGGCAAGAAAATTTAGTGACATGGGCTCGTCCACTTCTTACTAGTAAGGATGGATTGGAGACTATCGTAGATCCATCTCTTGGCACCATTCCATTTGATAGAGTCGCAAAGGTAGCAGCCATTGCTTCAATGTGCGTTCAGCCTGAAGTAGATCAGCGTCCATTTATGGGCGAGGTAGTTCAAGCCTTAAAATTGGTCTGCAATGAGGGCAATGAATATAGAGGATCAGGAAGCTTCAGCCAGGAGGAGATATCTACACAGGATACAGAAGAAAGGATCAGTACAGTGTTGGATCTGGAGCTGGAGAGGGTGATATCAGCATCCGATATATTCAGTACTTCAGCGAGGTTTACAAGGGATGTTTCTGGATCTTTCCGGAGGTATTCAAGGTCGGGCCCTCTTAGAACAAGTAGAAGCTGGCAATCTTGGCATAGAGCGAGAGGCTTGTCATCAGGAAGTGCAAGCGAGCGTAGGAAAGTTGGCACAGGTTTGGAGAATGGTGATTAG